The proteins below are encoded in one region of Gammaproteobacteria bacterium:
- the pilO gene encoding Type IV pilus inner membrane component PilO has product MNLADINNLDFNNIGSWPFAAKIGMIVITCIVILGAGYWFDTQYRINDWDEAQVQEETKRKEFVDNQKKAASLDILKQQMADLEESFNIMLKQLPSKAEVDALLVDISQTGIAAGLQFELFKPGVQVSQDFRNQPIQIVVTGTYHQFGQFVSGVAALPRIVTLHDVSLNVISNTEKTARLRMDAVAKIYHYSNEETKK; this is encoded by the coding sequence GTGAATCTCGCGGACATCAATAATCTTGATTTCAACAATATAGGTTCTTGGCCATTCGCCGCGAAGATTGGCATGATTGTCATCACCTGTATCGTAATTCTGGGTGCGGGCTATTGGTTCGACACGCAATACCGAATTAATGATTGGGATGAAGCCCAAGTTCAAGAAGAAACAAAACGTAAAGAATTTGTGGATAACCAAAAAAAGGCTGCCAGTCTTGATATTCTTAAACAACAAATGGCCGACCTGGAAGAATCTTTCAATATCATGTTAAAGCAGCTACCAAGCAAAGCAGAAGTAGACGCACTCCTGGTGGATATTTCTCAAACAGGAATTGCCGCTGGTCTCCAATTTGAATTATTCAAACCCGGAGTTCAGGTTTCTCAGGATTTTCGGAATCAACCAATACAAATAGTTGTTACTGGAACCTATCACCAATTTGGACAATTCGTAAGTGGCGTGGCCGCCCTGCCGAGAATCGTGACACTTCATGATGTTTCCCTAAATGTAATCAGTAACACAGAAAAAACCGCGAGGTTACGAATGGATGCTGTGGCAAAGATTTATCATTATTCCAACGAAGAGACTAAAAAGTGA
- a CDS encoding type IV pilus assembly protein PilN: MPQINLLPWREEKRKERQKEFIVGLVFSVFITAGALGYSDYYIEERISFQKEKNALLDKEIKKIKEKITEVENLQKKLSSLRARMDIIQRLQASRPEIVHLFDEIPRLLPEGVYLTSIVQKGSSLNFDGGAQSNTLVSTLMRNITDSKWVTDPMLDVIQSTQTGNERISKFTLKAKQRNLTDDKNNSQKNSVAPKLPTKPKTPEKTEGGTK; the protein is encoded by the coding sequence ATGCCGCAAATTAATCTTCTACCCTGGCGCGAGGAAAAACGCAAGGAACGTCAAAAAGAATTTATCGTCGGCTTGGTTTTTTCCGTATTTATCACGGCTGGAGCACTCGGTTATTCTGATTATTATATTGAAGAGAGAATTTCATTTCAGAAAGAAAAAAATGCACTTTTGGATAAAGAAATTAAAAAAATTAAGGAAAAAATAACTGAAGTAGAAAATCTCCAAAAGAAACTTTCCAGCCTGCGAGCACGCATGGATATTATTCAACGTCTTCAGGCCAGCCGTCCGGAAATTGTCCATCTGTTTGATGAAATTCCCAGATTACTTCCAGAGGGCGTATACCTGACTAGCATTGTACAAAAAGGTAGTTCACTTAACTTTGATGGAGGTGCGCAATCCAATACTTTAGTTTCAACCTTAATGCGCAATATTACTGATTCGAAGTGGGTAACCGATCCCATGCTGGATGTAATTCAGAGTACGCAAACTGGCAATGAACGGATTAGCAAGTTTACTCTTAAAGCCAAGCAACGCAACCTGACTGATGATAAAAATAATTCACAAAAAAATTCAGTCGCGCCAAAACTCCCAACAAAACCGAAAACCCCAGAAAAAACCGAGGGAGGCACTAAGTGA
- the pilM gene encoding Type IV pilus inner membrane component PilM: protein MWPFKKRWVPFVGIDISSSVIKLIELSRPDSGYRVESYAAVPLPSNAISERNIVDVEAVGEAIKKAVKRSGTRTKLASVAVSGSAVITKTISLSANLSEDEMEAQIQVEADQYIPFPLEEVYLDFQRLKPSLKNPEMVDVLLVASRRENIDLRVNAIEQGGLTARVVDIEAYAMEKAFSLVVDQVPDEGNHKTVAMIDVGATMTTLNVLYDQHIIYNREQVFGGRQLTERIQRHYGVSYEEAGEAKRKGGLPDDYGPAVLSPFREEMAQQVSRSLQFFFSSTQYDKVDIILLSGGTVSIPDAAQIIEARTGAPTVIANPFANMSLASRVNAQALFSDASSLMIACGLTLRSFD, encoded by the coding sequence ATGTGGCCGTTCAAAAAACGATGGGTACCATTCGTTGGTATTGATATCAGCTCTAGTGTAATCAAACTCATCGAATTAAGTCGCCCGGATAGTGGCTACCGAGTGGAAAGCTACGCTGCGGTACCGCTTCCGTCCAACGCCATTTCGGAACGTAACATCGTTGATGTGGAAGCGGTGGGTGAAGCCATTAAAAAAGCTGTGAAACGTTCCGGTACACGAACTAAGCTGGCATCGGTCGCGGTCTCTGGATCGGCGGTGATTACCAAGACGATCTCCCTGTCTGCTAATCTCTCTGAAGATGAGATGGAAGCACAAATCCAGGTTGAAGCCGATCAATACATCCCTTTTCCTCTGGAAGAGGTCTATTTGGATTTTCAGCGTTTAAAACCTTCCTTAAAAAATCCGGAAATGGTGGATGTGTTGCTAGTGGCTTCCCGCCGGGAAAATATTGATCTGCGCGTAAATGCCATTGAGCAAGGCGGACTGACTGCCAGGGTCGTCGACATTGAGGCGTATGCCATGGAGAAAGCTTTCAGCCTCGTCGTTGATCAAGTCCCGGACGAGGGTAACCACAAAACTGTGGCAATGATCGACGTAGGTGCCACGATGACAACTCTTAATGTGTTATATGACCAACACATTATTTACAATCGTGAACAAGTGTTCGGCGGCAGGCAGCTCACCGAAAGAATTCAGCGTCACTATGGGGTGTCCTATGAGGAAGCGGGAGAAGCCAAGCGTAAAGGTGGGCTGCCCGATGATTATGGACCAGCGGTATTGTCGCCATTCAGAGAAGAAATGGCCCAACAGGTTAGCCGATCCTTGCAATTTTTCTTTTCTTCCACTCAATATGACAAAGTGGATATTATTTTGCTATCGGGAGGCACGGTTTCTATTCCAGACGCGGCTCAAATTATCGAGGCAAGAACCGGAGCACCCACCGTCATCGCTAATCCCTTTGCCAATATGTCCTTGGCATCGCGGGTGAATGCCCAGGCTTTGTTTAGCGACGCATCATCCCTGATGATCGCCTGTGGATTGACATTACGGAGCTTCGATTAA
- the mrcA gene encoding peptidoglycan glycosyltransferase/peptidoglycan DD-transpeptidase MrcA has protein sequence MTSLLRIFDFLLSALCLLLSVILTLTLMTMVAIVLIYTHVARDLPDPKTLREVRLQVPLRIYSADDRLMAEIGEKRRIPLRLDQIPKKLIKIVLAVEDERFFEHPGVDWQGLTRAALSLVRTGEKAQGGSTITMQVARNFYLSPEKSYRRKLKEILLALGIERILTKEEILELYLNKIYFGNRAYGVGAAAWTYYGLPVGELSIAQMATIAGLPKAPSRDNPIANINRSMARRAYVLNRLLAMGEIDATTYQTAMESPETARLHGPEVEVNAPYLVEMVRSDLVAAYGEDAYTAGLRVHTTLDPTRQQAADAALRAGLLDYEERHGYRGPEGYLKITLPARQIDANLAHYPLLAQLPIGQVVAVEGRTARVQVPGHGIVTLNWEGLSWARRRLSDGRRSALPRQAADIVKPGDVIRVHSDAEGKWRLAQRPEVSGALVSLKPMDGAIVALTGGYDFAQSKFNRAVQAERQPGSSFKPFIYSAALERGYTLASVFNDSPMVVDLPGIHDWHPENYGGKYRGPTRLREALIHSLNLVSIRLLQAIGIDYAIDYVGRFGFPRERMPRNLTLALGTLVASPLEMASAYAIFANGGYRVNPYFIKRIVDDNGTVLVRAEPPTVCPICPEVVESETTEENRQMVRGPEGLPVAPRVVDARNVYLINSMLRDVARRGTAARARSLGRSDLAGKTGTTNAERDTWFSGFNSELLTTVWIGYDQMESLGAEETGGKTALPIWMNYMAEALRGIPDAAINEPAGLVTVRINSRTGYAAASGDPGSIFETFSVDHIPARRPILAKINSDSGSNADNEQTSSDIDTFHSRKESVSTMPEQLF, from the coding sequence ATGACTTCGTTATTGCGTATATTCGACTTCCTTCTATCGGCACTTTGTCTGCTGCTGTCGGTAATTTTGACGCTGACCCTGATGACGATGGTGGCGATAGTGTTAATTTACACCCATGTGGCGCGGGATCTTCCCGACCCTAAAACTTTACGTGAAGTACGCTTGCAGGTGCCATTGCGGATCTATAGCGCCGATGATCGCCTCATGGCGGAAATTGGGGAAAAACGACGCATTCCCCTACGGCTCGATCAAATCCCCAAAAAATTAATCAAAATCGTGTTAGCGGTTGAAGATGAACGTTTTTTCGAGCATCCTGGAGTTGACTGGCAGGGTTTAACCCGGGCGGCGTTGAGTTTGGTACGTACTGGTGAAAAGGCGCAGGGAGGCAGCACCATCACCATGCAGGTGGCACGTAACTTTTATCTCTCCCCGGAGAAGAGCTATCGACGCAAACTCAAGGAGATACTTCTCGCGCTAGGGATTGAACGCATTCTCACCAAGGAAGAAATTCTTGAACTTTATCTCAACAAAATTTACTTCGGTAATCGCGCCTACGGCGTAGGCGCAGCTGCCTGGACTTATTATGGACTACCCGTGGGCGAACTCAGCATCGCTCAAATGGCGACGATTGCGGGATTACCCAAGGCCCCTTCCCGAGATAATCCCATCGCTAACATCAATCGTTCTATGGCGCGTCGCGCCTATGTCCTCAACCGGTTGCTGGCCATGGGTGAGATTGACGCAACGACCTATCAAACAGCCATGGAGTCACCGGAAACCGCGCGACTTCATGGGCCGGAGGTGGAAGTAAACGCACCCTATCTGGTCGAGATGGTTCGCTCCGATTTGGTAGCGGCCTATGGCGAGGATGCTTACACCGCAGGCTTGCGCGTCCATACCACTCTTGATCCAACGCGCCAGCAAGCCGCAGACGCCGCCCTGCGGGCAGGTCTACTGGATTACGAGGAACGTCACGGCTATCGAGGCCCAGAGGGTTATTTGAAAATCACCTTGCCAGCACGCCAGATCGACGCCAACCTCGCTCACTATCCACTTCTGGCCCAATTGCCGATCGGGCAAGTAGTCGCGGTGGAAGGTCGAACAGCGCGTGTCCAGGTACCCGGTCATGGCATCGTTACCTTGAATTGGGAGGGTCTTTCTTGGGCGCGGCGGCGTTTATCCGATGGACGGCGCAGTGCGCTACCCCGTCAGGCGGCGGACATCGTAAAACCCGGCGATGTAATTCGCGTGCATTCCGACGCAGAGGGAAAATGGCGCTTGGCGCAACGCCCTGAAGTAAGTGGGGCATTGGTTTCACTGAAGCCCATGGATGGCGCAATTGTGGCCTTGACAGGAGGCTATGATTTCGCACAAAGCAAATTCAATCGTGCCGTACAGGCCGAGCGCCAGCCCGGCTCAAGTTTTAAGCCTTTCATTTATTCTGCCGCTCTAGAGCGTGGCTATACCCTGGCCAGTGTTTTTAATGATTCTCCCATGGTCGTTGACTTGCCTGGAATTCATGATTGGCATCCAGAAAATTATGGTGGTAAATACCGTGGTCCGACGCGACTCCGCGAAGCACTCATTCATTCACTCAATTTGGTCTCAATCCGGTTGCTTCAGGCGATTGGTATCGATTACGCCATCGATTACGTGGGCCGCTTTGGTTTCCCGCGAGAACGCATGCCGCGCAATCTGACCTTGGCGCTCGGTACTTTGGTGGCCTCTCCCCTGGAAATGGCCAGCGCCTACGCAATATTTGCCAACGGTGGTTATCGTGTAAATCCTTATTTCATTAAACGCATCGTAGATGACAATGGCACTGTGCTAGTCCGAGCTGAACCGCCGACCGTTTGTCCAATTTGCCCAGAGGTAGTGGAATCGGAAACCACGGAAGAAAATCGTCAGATGGTGCGGGGACCGGAAGGTCTTCCGGTTGCGCCACGGGTCGTGGACGCGCGTAATGTCTATCTGATCAATTCGATGTTGCGGGACGTGGCACGCCGGGGAACGGCAGCGCGGGCCAGGAGTCTGGGACGCTCCGACCTGGCGGGTAAAACGGGCACCACCAACGCCGAGCGTGATACCTGGTTTTCAGGCTTTAATAGTGAATTATTAACCACAGTCTGGATCGGATACGACCAGATGGAATCTCTGGGTGCCGAAGAAACAGGAGGCAAGACCGCGCTCCCTATCTGGATGAATTACATGGCCGAAGCCCTGCGGGGCATTCCCGATGCAGCCATCAATGAACCAGCCGGGTTGGTAACGGTACGTATTAATAGCCGTACTGGTTATGCCGCCGCGAGTGGCGATCCCGGCAGCATTTTTGAAACTTTCTCCGTTGATCATATTCCAGCGCGCCGTCCAATTTTAGCTAAAATTAATTCTGATTCTGGTTCTAATGCCGATAACGAGCAAACTTCATCGGATATAGATACTTTTCATTCGCGTAAAGAGTCGGTTTCAACAATGCCGGAGCAATTATTCTAG
- a CDS encoding conserved hypothetical protein (Evidence 4 : Unknown function but conserved in other organisms) gives MVDDFIHARKQETQVRTALSRARTSLVLDKPFIGALVLRLPMVAADPRWCRTTATDARTFYYNPDYIAALTSSQIQFVLAHEALHCALLHFARRLHRNRQRWDQACDQAVNPLLVRDGLHPAPGWLVMENFFGMTAEEIYPYIEENNTNELMDSHVYDSDDSQSRGQPFNGEMQQEQEDAGEKKQHARHEETTAARHGAPRPPPLGAAECEALTIQWRQRLAGAVELAHQAGKLSGDMARLVEHLLQPQLPWRMLLARYLSATARDDYSFQRPSRREGPYILPSLRSGQLNLVVALDVSGSITDTELREFVSEINAIKGQARARVTLHACDEQLASDGPWIFEPWESLSLPSSLQGGGGTSFLPIFDWLAHCDHAPDLLAYFTDAQGPFPPREPTYPVIWLIKGKSGVPWGTRIQLN, from the coding sequence ATGGTCGATGACTTTATTCACGCACGAAAACAAGAAACACAAGTCCGTACCGCGCTCAGCCGGGCGCGCACCTCATTGGTTTTGGATAAACCATTTATCGGGGCATTGGTGTTACGCCTGCCGATGGTTGCGGCTGATCCTCGATGGTGTCGTACCACCGCCACCGATGCCAGAACCTTTTACTACAACCCTGACTATATCGCTGCGCTTACCTCAAGTCAGATCCAATTCGTACTTGCTCATGAGGCGCTCCACTGCGCGCTGCTGCATTTCGCGCGTCGTTTACACCGGAATCGACAACGCTGGGACCAGGCTTGCGACCAGGCAGTCAATCCCCTCCTGGTCCGTGATGGACTGCATCCCGCGCCGGGTTGGTTAGTGATGGAAAATTTTTTCGGTATGACGGCAGAGGAAATTTATCCCTACATAGAAGAAAATAATACCAATGAACTGATGGACAGCCATGTGTACGATAGTGATGATAGCCAGTCGCGTGGACAACCATTCAACGGAGAGATGCAGCAGGAGCAAGAAGATGCGGGGGAAAAAAAGCAGCACGCACGCCATGAGGAAACGACAGCAGCGCGACACGGAGCACCGCGCCCTCCCCCCCTTGGCGCCGCCGAGTGTGAGGCTTTAACCATCCAGTGGCGACAGCGCCTAGCGGGAGCTGTCGAACTCGCACATCAAGCAGGAAAATTGTCGGGAGACATGGCTCGGCTTGTCGAACATTTGCTGCAACCGCAACTTCCCTGGCGCATGTTGCTCGCACGTTATCTTTCCGCAACTGCCCGTGATGATTACAGCTTTCAGCGTCCCTCGCGCCGGGAAGGACCTTATATCTTGCCCAGCTTGCGGAGTGGTCAACTAAATTTGGTCGTGGCTCTGGATGTGAGCGGTTCGATTACGGATACCGAATTACGGGAATTCGTCTCTGAAATTAACGCCATTAAAGGGCAGGCACGGGCAAGAGTAACCCTTCATGCCTGTGATGAGCAATTAGCGAGTGACGGACCCTGGATTTTTGAACCCTGGGAGTCGTTATCACTACCATCTTCCTTGCAAGGAGGAGGAGGCACCAGTTTCCTGCCGATTTTTGATTGGCTTGCTCACTGCGATCACGCTCCCGATCTATTAGCCTATTTCACCGATGCCCAAGGCCCATTTCCGCCACGGGAACCTACTTATCCAGTGATCTGGCTAATTAAAGGAAAATCTGGTGTTCCGTGGGGAACAAGAATTCAACTTAATTAA
- a CDS encoding protein SCO1 yields the protein MKVQIIKIIAFIVLSIAALVVWINMDDKLPMTEIPEQVQVAASDVLAQITLMDQHGSPYTLANLKGKPHVINFIFTRCHSNCTLQEMKILTSQTKEFGDRVAFLSISVDPEYDTPEVLLNYTKKTEATDSRWSFVTGKFENIKSLVIQGFKSEFIHPLDKESTHSPDLAVIEIRHSENFVLLDRNARIRLFQTIKDDVSRQRMIESLRILINEIE from the coding sequence ATGAAAGTACAAATTATTAAAATTATTGCGTTTATCGTCCTATCCATTGCTGCTCTTGTTGTCTGGATTAATATGGACGACAAACTTCCAATGACAGAAATCCCCGAACAGGTTCAGGTTGCGGCAAGCGATGTTTTGGCGCAGATAACGCTTATGGATCAGCACGGTTCTCCCTATACACTCGCCAACTTGAAAGGAAAACCTCATGTCATAAATTTTATTTTTACACGCTGTCATTCCAATTGTACTCTACAGGAAATGAAAATACTTACCAGCCAGACAAAGGAATTTGGTGATCGTGTTGCTTTTTTATCGATTTCGGTGGACCCAGAATATGACACTCCCGAAGTTTTATTGAATTATACTAAAAAAACTGAAGCAACCGATTCTCGCTGGAGCTTCGTGACTGGAAAATTTGAGAACATAAAATCTTTGGTAATTCAAGGATTCAAATCCGAATTTATTCATCCATTAGATAAGGAATCCACGCATTCTCCCGATCTAGCCGTAATCGAAATACGCCACAGTGAAAATTTTGTCCTCCTCGATCGCAATGCAAGAATCCGATTGTTCCAAACTATCAAAGATGATGTTTCACGGCAGCGGATGATTGAATCATTACGAATATTGATAAATGAAATCGAATAA
- the accC gene encoding biotin carboxylase: MIKKVVIANRGEIALRILRACHEMDIRTVAVHSTADRDLKHVRLADESVCIGPPMATGSYLNVPAVISAAEVTDASAIHPGYGFLSENADFAERVEHSGFIFIGPRPDNIRLMGDKVQAILAMKRAGVPTVPGSDSSLGENDEENLKIAHDIGYPLIIKAAGGGGGRGMRVVYSEANLITAISLTRTEAANAFGNPMVYMERYLDNPRHVEFQVLSDTHGNAIHLGERDCSMQRRHQKVVEESPAPGITREISNQIGDRCVQACLEIGYRGAGTFEFLYQDGEFYFIEMNTRVQVEHPITEMVTGVDIVREQIRIAAGESLAYRQSDITWRGHAIECRINAEDPQRFIPSPGIVTMYHAPGGPGIRVDSHLYTGYRVPPYYDSLIGKLIAHGEDRPRAIARMRNALAEIVVEGIKTNISLHQIILADINFEHGGTNIHYLEKMLEH; the protein is encoded by the coding sequence ATGATAAAAAAAGTTGTTATTGCCAATCGTGGCGAAATCGCCCTACGCATTTTACGTGCGTGCCACGAGATGGATATTCGTACTGTGGCCGTTCATTCCACGGCTGATCGTGACCTTAAGCATGTACGTTTAGCCGACGAATCGGTATGTATTGGTCCTCCCATGGCTACTGGGAGTTATCTAAATGTACCTGCGGTAATTAGCGCAGCTGAGGTTACCGATGCCAGTGCCATCCATCCTGGCTATGGTTTTCTTTCTGAAAATGCTGATTTTGCTGAACGTGTCGAGCATAGCGGTTTTATTTTTATTGGACCGCGCCCTGACAATATTCGTTTGATGGGGGATAAAGTTCAAGCAATTCTGGCTATGAAGCGCGCCGGTGTTCCCACAGTGCCAGGCTCCGATAGTTCTTTGGGTGAAAACGACGAAGAAAATCTTAAAATTGCCCACGATATCGGTTATCCCTTAATTATCAAGGCTGCTGGTGGTGGTGGTGGTCGCGGAATGCGCGTGGTGTATAGCGAGGCCAATCTCATCACTGCTATTTCCCTGACTCGAACCGAGGCTGCCAATGCTTTCGGTAATCCCATGGTCTACATGGAGCGTTACTTAGATAATCCACGTCATGTGGAATTTCAAGTGCTTTCCGATACCCATGGCAATGCTATTCACCTCGGGGAGCGTGATTGCTCAATGCAACGCCGTCATCAGAAAGTGGTGGAAGAATCTCCCGCTCCGGGCATTACCCGCGAGATAAGTAATCAAATTGGAGATCGTTGTGTTCAGGCTTGCTTAGAAATCGGATACCGGGGCGCAGGTACCTTCGAATTTTTATATCAGGATGGAGAGTTTTACTTTATCGAAATGAACACTAGGGTCCAGGTGGAACATCCAATTACGGAAATGGTCACCGGAGTCGATATCGTGCGTGAACAGATTCGTATTGCTGCTGGTGAGTCACTTGCTTATCGTCAATCGGACATTACTTGGCGTGGCCACGCCATCGAATGCCGTATTAACGCCGAAGATCCGCAGCGTTTCATCCCTTCGCCAGGAATCGTCACAATGTACCACGCACCGGGTGGCCCTGGTATTCGAGTGGATTCTCATCTTTATACGGGCTATCGGGTTCCTCCTTATTATGATTCACTGATTGGTAAATTAATCGCTCATGGCGAGGATCGCCCTCGTGCAATCGCGCGGATGCGCAATGCACTTGCAGAAATTGTTGTTGAAGGTATTAAAACTAATATCTCACTTCATCAGATTATTTTAGCGGATATCAATTTTGAGCACGGAGGTACCAATATTCATTATCTGGAAAAAATGTTGGAACACTAA
- the accB gene encoding biotin carboxyl carrier protein, with amino-acid sequence MDIRKIKKLIELVEASGISEIEIHEGEESVRINRYPTASTLPLTMVPGTPPATMPAPPLAIPSVATVAINSESSLPSGHILTSPMVGTFYRSPSPGSKAFVEIGQRVNVGDTVCIIEAMKMLNQIDADYAGNIKAILVENGQPVEYGQPILVID; translated from the coding sequence ATGGATATCAGAAAGATAAAAAAACTCATTGAGCTGGTGGAAGCATCTGGCATCTCCGAAATCGAGATCCATGAGGGTGAGGAATCAGTACGTATCAACCGATATCCGACGGCTTCTACCCTTCCGCTCACGATGGTTCCTGGCACCCCTCCTGCTACAATGCCCGCACCGCCATTAGCGATTCCATCAGTAGCCACTGTAGCGATCAATTCCGAATCTTCCCTGCCTTCCGGGCATATTCTTACCTCGCCCATGGTAGGTACCTTTTACCGCTCCCCATCTCCCGGATCAAAAGCTTTCGTGGAAATAGGTCAAAGAGTTAATGTCGGCGATACCGTGTGTATTATCGAGGCCATGAAGATGCTAAATCAGATTGATGCCGACTACGCCGGGAATATTAAAGCCATTCTTGTTGAGAATGGGCAGCCTGTTGAATACGGTCAGCCAATTTTGGTCATTGATTAA
- the aroQ gene encoding 3-dehydroquinate dehydratase gives MARLLVLHGPNLNLLGVREPDKYGNTTLDDIDARLQQLAEVAGCHLETFQGNAEHALIDRIHTAARDGVDFIIINPAAYTHTSVALRDALLAVAIPFIEIHLSNIHAREPFRQHSYFSDIAVGIISGLGAHGYELALDAALKRITNKS, from the coding sequence ATGGCGCGCCTGTTGGTTTTACATGGTCCCAATTTGAATCTGCTTGGTGTCCGCGAACCGGATAAATACGGTAACACGACACTTGACGACATTGACGCGCGGCTTCAGCAACTCGCTGAAGTGGCGGGTTGTCATTTGGAGACTTTCCAAGGTAACGCCGAACATGCCCTGATAGATCGTATTCATACCGCAGCTCGGGATGGAGTGGATTTTATTATTATTAACCCTGCTGCCTATACCCATACCAGCGTTGCCTTGCGTGATGCCTTGCTGGCGGTAGCGATTCCATTTATCGAGATTCATTTGTCCAATATTCATGCGCGTGAGCCCTTTCGTCAACATTCATATTTTTCCGATATTGCAGTCGGAATCATCAGCGGATTAGGCGCTCATGGATATGAATTAGCTTTGGATGCCGCACTAAAACGCATTACCAATAAATCTTAA
- a CDS encoding cytochrome c biogenesis protein CcmG, thiol:disulfide interchange protein DsbE, with product MKKLLRIIMLLILTVLGIGAGTTSIYYLQGILFSSASDYPILTRGNGFTMNDAEGQSHSSDEWVGQVVLLNFWATWCPPCRKEIPGFVNLYHAYHDKGFMVVGIAIDEPEKVRRFMADVRIDYPNLVGEDTGIGLATRYGDHAGGLPYTVIIDRSGKVVSTHLGELSATAAEKTIRPLL from the coding sequence ATGAAAAAATTGCTACGGATCATCATGTTATTGATCCTGACTGTGCTTGGTATCGGAGCAGGAACAACTTCCATTTACTATCTCCAAGGAATACTTTTTTCATCTGCCTCGGATTACCCAATCTTAACACGAGGCAATGGTTTCACCATGAACGACGCAGAAGGACAATCGCATAGTAGCGATGAATGGGTTGGCCAAGTGGTATTACTCAATTTCTGGGCCACCTGGTGTCCGCCTTGCCGCAAGGAGATCCCGGGGTTTGTAAACCTTTACCACGCTTACCATGACAAGGGATTCATGGTCGTTGGCATCGCCATTGATGAACCTGAGAAAGTACGTCGTTTCATGGCTGATGTTCGTATTGATTATCCCAATCTCGTAGGGGAAGATACTGGAATTGGATTGGCCACTCGTTATGGTGACCATGCCGGTGGTTTACCTTATACAGTGATTATTGATCGTTCCGGGAAGGTAGTGTCTACCCATCTTGGTGAGTTGTCCGCCACTGCTGCCGAAAAAACTATTCGTCCCTTGTTGTGA
- the cutA gene encoding Divalent-cation tolerance protein CutA — protein MSTDKLLVVLCTCPNAEVARTLANTIVEERLAACVNLLPGITSVYRWAGNVETSAEHLLIIKTHASVYQALEDCLTKHHPYHIPEVIALHIAHGLPNYLNWIIESVNYQEVA, from the coding sequence ATGAGCACCGATAAGTTATTGGTTGTGTTATGCACCTGCCCGAATGCTGAGGTCGCCCGTACCTTGGCTAATACCATTGTGGAGGAACGCCTCGCCGCCTGTGTCAATCTCTTGCCTGGCATTACTTCGGTTTATCGTTGGGCGGGAAATGTAGAAACTTCTGCGGAGCATCTATTGATAATCAAGACTCACGCTTCCGTGTATCAGGCGCTAGAGGATTGTTTAACCAAACACCATCCCTATCACATCCCCGAAGTCATAGCCCTTCACATTGCGCACGGGCTGCCAAACTATTTAAATTGGATTATAGAAAGCGTTAATTATCAGGAAGTTGCATGA